A genomic window from Brevibacillus agri includes:
- a CDS encoding aminopeptidase, translated as MLDTRIVKLAENLLSHSVRLQEKETLLIEVRGEGHALAKELVKQAYAKGAYPFVRVLDMQIQRELMMGTSAERATHLAKWEEPMFKDLDTYIVINGPSNDSEMSDVPVDRRRAHQSVMQELNDYLVSNVRWTLLNYPTTAMAQSANMSTEAFEDFYFDVCSLDYKKMHEAFLPLKQLMDRTDKVRLVGPGTDLRFSIKDIPNVICSGLRNIPDGEIFTAPVRDSVNGKITFNTATSYMGTRFENVSLTFENGKIVEATANNTEKLNQIFDTDEGARYIGEFAIGVHPYILHPMNDILFDEKIAGSFHFTPGRAYENADNGNRSQIHWDMVNIQRPEYGGGEIWFDDVLIRKDGLFVLPELQGLNPENLKG; from the coding sequence ATGTTGGACACTCGAATTGTCAAGCTGGCAGAAAATCTGCTCAGTCATTCCGTGCGGTTGCAGGAAAAGGAAACGCTGTTGATTGAAGTGCGCGGGGAAGGCCACGCGCTGGCAAAAGAGCTGGTCAAGCAAGCGTACGCCAAGGGAGCCTATCCGTTTGTGCGGGTTCTGGACATGCAAATCCAGCGGGAGCTGATGATGGGAACAAGCGCAGAGCGGGCGACCCATCTGGCCAAGTGGGAAGAGCCGATGTTCAAGGATCTCGATACGTATATCGTTATCAACGGCCCGTCCAATGACAGCGAAATGTCAGATGTGCCGGTAGACCGTCGCCGCGCCCACCAGAGCGTGATGCAAGAGCTGAACGATTACCTCGTATCGAATGTGCGCTGGACGCTGCTCAACTACCCGACAACGGCGATGGCCCAGAGTGCCAACATGTCTACAGAGGCGTTCGAAGACTTTTACTTCGATGTCTGCTCCCTGGACTACAAAAAGATGCACGAGGCATTCCTCCCGTTGAAACAATTGATGGACCGCACAGACAAAGTGCGTCTGGTCGGGCCGGGAACCGACCTGCGCTTCTCGATCAAGGACATCCCGAACGTCATCTGCTCCGGACTGCGCAATATCCCGGACGGCGAAATCTTCACCGCACCTGTGCGCGATTCGGTGAACGGCAAGATTACGTTCAACACAGCGACCAGCTATATGGGCACCCGGTTTGAAAATGTCAGCCTGACGTTTGAAAACGGCAAAATCGTAGAAGCGACCGCCAACAACACCGAGAAGCTCAACCAAATTTTCGACACGGACGAAGGCGCGCGGTACATCGGCGAGTTTGCGATCGGCGTGCACCCGTACATTTTGCATCCGATGAACGACATCCTGTTCGACGAGAAGATTGCGGGCAGCTTCCACTTCACGCCAGGCCGCGCGTATGAAAACGCGGACAACGGCAACCGCAGCCAGATCCACTGGGACATGGTGAATATCCAGCGCCCTGAGTACGGCGGCGGCGAAATCTGGTTTGACGACGTCCTGATTCGCAAGGACGGCCTGTTTGTCCTGCCTGAGCTGCAAGGGCTGAACCCGGAAAACCTGAAAGGGTAA
- a CDS encoding MDR family MFS transporter: protein MQWRSWDLNLKVRLFGELITHTFFWMYFPFMALYFSDTFGKDVAGLLLMVPPLLGMLFNLFGGYLADRVGRRFTMLLSLCTSTAMFALFAFSPSPWIDYIAFIGIGIGGALYWPASSAMVADLTTEEDRRIVFATFYTAMNIGVVAGPVLGSFFFVHYRSELLLVCTIIEFLFALALFFLIKETLPDHIRQEKAKERFSLTQQFKSYAIIFRDKAFALYIVAGILIAFAFMQLDMYMALYIKEHVFDQTLLSWGDWKLSVGGTSAFGWLMGLNGLLVVLFTLPVTRWFESWNDRNSLVISSVLYGFGMFFMAFTTNIWLLFACMGVLTLGELIRTPVAQSFISKYSPEDARGQYMGASSLQFSIGRFIAPLTIGLSQWLSPLGVFSVILGITLLSAYLYIVLFRMIPAKQAD from the coding sequence ATGCAATGGCGTTCGTGGGATTTGAACTTAAAGGTGCGTCTTTTTGGCGAACTGATTACCCATACTTTTTTCTGGATGTACTTTCCGTTTATGGCGCTTTACTTCAGCGATACGTTCGGCAAGGACGTAGCCGGGCTGCTCCTGATGGTGCCGCCGCTGCTCGGCATGCTGTTCAATCTGTTCGGGGGCTATTTGGCTGACCGGGTAGGGCGGCGATTTACGATGCTGCTCTCGCTCTGTACGTCGACGGCGATGTTTGCCCTGTTTGCTTTCTCCCCATCGCCGTGGATTGACTATATCGCGTTTATCGGGATCGGGATTGGCGGGGCGCTTTACTGGCCTGCCAGCTCTGCCATGGTCGCCGACCTGACGACGGAGGAAGACCGCCGGATCGTCTTCGCCACGTTTTACACCGCGATGAACATCGGGGTCGTGGCTGGCCCTGTTCTCGGCTCGTTCTTTTTCGTCCACTACCGCTCAGAGCTGTTGCTCGTCTGTACAATCATCGAGTTTTTGTTTGCGCTCGCCCTCTTTTTCCTGATAAAAGAGACGCTGCCCGATCACATTCGCCAGGAAAAGGCCAAGGAACGTTTTTCCCTGACCCAGCAATTCAAAAGCTACGCGATTATTTTCCGCGACAAGGCTTTCGCCCTCTACATCGTCGCGGGCATCCTGATCGCTTTCGCCTTCATGCAGCTCGATATGTACATGGCTTTGTACATCAAAGAGCACGTCTTTGACCAGACGCTGCTGTCCTGGGGCGACTGGAAGCTGTCTGTGGGGGGCACGAGCGCATTCGGCTGGCTGATGGGACTAAACGGCCTGCTCGTCGTCCTGTTCACCCTGCCTGTCACGCGCTGGTTTGAAAGCTGGAACGACCGCAACAGCCTCGTGATTTCGTCTGTCCTGTACGGATTCGGCATGTTTTTCATGGCCTTTACCACAAATATTTGGCTGCTGTTCGCCTGTATGGGCGTACTGACCTTGGGCGAGCTGATCCGCACGCCGGTCGCGCAAAGCTTCATCAGCAAATACTCGCCAGAAGACGCGCGCGGGCAGTATATGGGGGCTTCTTCGCTGCAGTTTTCCATCGGACGCTTCATTGCCCCGCTGACGATCGGGCTGTCCCAATGGCTCTCTCCGCTGGGAGTGTTCAGCGTGATTCTCGGGATTACCTTGCTCAGCGCCTATCTGTATATCGTCTTGTTCCGCATGATCCCGGCCAAACAGGCAGACTAG